In one Epinephelus moara isolate mb chromosome 6, YSFRI_EMoa_1.0, whole genome shotgun sequence genomic region, the following are encoded:
- the thrap3a gene encoding thyroid hormone receptor-associated protein 3 isoform X2, with protein sequence MSRSTKSASRSRSRSRSRSRSRSTSRSRSRSRSRSRKRHYRSRSRSWSRSRSPPHNREKKYPRGYQQNNREFRGWHRGFRRPYNFRGRGRGYFPRGRFQRGGGGGGYNNNNNNNNFRPNWKNYKQYPQKQQQQQNYSRGRSHNVQQRSGSPPCGHAHHSDRSSSPLSRHSQHSSSSSHSSSPKCTPALLLTNQNSKDVKEELSASKEVQKGGGGGGGGGGGGDGEAVELVGVLAGDAKEATSSGKTEGNWQGLTDCSSSPKRASPLASSAVTVNQNSQTTNQSKESPKITNDISNGAPSWKTVSSSSTTKKSSHEGLNPMLSSFDFFSNEEYLDGDKTAISIAFRQFLEEQQNKKAKALENGKNTEANDVDMEQGKVNGKAPVNHSDSVSRKHKEDIDGEVSLNSFLKASPFLSADGEEEEEMVIKPQSKSLHKDWHNGDESFKPKIKVTNSARELFDERFGKWQNVSYSQVANCDLDAMAEDMYLSRKQDKAAAIAAALAKRELAGKCEELSPDMGGKARKIAKSPSIPSATPPPRRNSDRELRGEDSPFMSSRKQETKLNVRMDFLGDSLISSDILAEERQLSQDLVQASKKDQEFRSIFDHVKAAQIQRSPSELFAQHIVTIVHHIKAQHFPSCGMTLNERFTMYQRRAAEKEMMKPRKSPEIHRRIDVSPRAFKKHSQLFEAMKSSEDGTYKDGGEKMKGDPMDLRLDIERRKKYSTHDREYDQDRGRDMGDSPDCSRERTEEKFSKCRERSKKHKKKRSRSTSSSSSSSSKSQKEDLPHGKSDPKDKGFNKARLGQRESPGPPERGRPRGGFHDDREREVEHKWVDNRGRGRGGFSRGRARFMIRKATGCPNTNSPKWAHDKFQINGEQGDAREEETEQDHKDGEMDGENT encoded by the exons ATGTCCAGATCCACGAAATCAGCCTCAAGGTCTCGGAGCCGCTCGAGGTCCCGGTCAAGATCCCGCTCCACCTCTCGCTCCAGGAGTCGCTCCAGATCCCGGTCCAGGAAGCGTCACTACCG CTCTAGGTCTCGGTCATGGTCAAGATCTCGTTCTCCACCTCATAACCGGGAGAAGAAATATCCAAGGGGATACCAGCAGAACAATCGTGAGTTCCGGGGCTGGCACCGCGGCTTCCGGAGGCCGTACAACTTTAGGGGCCGAGGGCGGGGCTACTTCCCACGTGGACGCTTCCAGCgtggtggtgggggtggtggctataacaacaacaacaacaacaacaacttccGCCCCAACTGGAAGAATTACAAGCAGTACCctcaaaaacagcaacagcagcagaatTATTCACGAGGACGCTCTCACAACGTCCAGCAACGCTCAGGAAGTCCCCCTTGTGGTCACGCTCACCACTCTGACAGATCCTCCTCACCATTATCCAGACACTCGCAGcattcttcctcttcctcacacTCCTCCTCTCCCAAATGCACGCCAGCCTTGTTGCTGACTAACCAAAACTCCAAAGATGTAAAAGAGGAGCTCTCAGCCTCCAAGGAGGTCcaaaagggaggaggaggaggaggaggaggaggaggagggggagatggAGAGGCAGTTGAGCTTGTCGGGGTGTTGGCAGGAGATGCCAAAGAAGCCACAAGCAGTGGGAAAACTGAAGGGAACTGGCAGGGCCTgacagactgcagcagcagtcCAAAGAGAGCGAGTCCTCTGGCAAGCTCTGCTGTTACTGTTAATCAGAACAGCCAAACTACTAACCAGTCTAAAGAGTCCCCTAAAATCACAAATGACATCAGCAATGGCGCCCCCTCCTGGAAGACGGTGTCTAGTTCAtccacaacaaaaaaatcctcaCACGAAGGTCTAAATCCAATGCTGTCCAGCTTTGACTTCTTCTCCAACGAGGAATACCTGGATGGAGATAAAACAGCAATCTCCATCGCCTTCAGACA GTTTTTGGAggagcagcaaaataaaaaagctaAAGCTTTGGAAAATGGCAAGAACACAGAAGCCAATGATGTGGATATGGAACAAGGAAAAGTGAATGGCAAAGCACCAGTGAATCACTCTGACTCGGTGTCAAGAAAGCACAAAGAGGACATTGATGGTGAAGTGTCTCTGAACAGCTTTTTGAAAGCGTCCCCTTTTCTGTCTGCTGacggggaggaagaggaggagatggtAATCAAGCCTCAGTCAAAGTCACTTCACAAAGACTGGCACAATGGAGACGAGTCCTTTAAgccaaagatcaaggtcactaaCTCAGCCCGGGAACTGTTTGATGAACGTTTTGGCAAATGGCAGAATGTGTCTTACTCCCAGGTAGCTAACTGTGACCTTGACGCCATGGCAGAGGACATGTATCTCAGTCGTAAGCAGGATAAAGCAGCGGCCATTGCTGCTGCCCTCGCCAAGAGGGAGTTAGCAGGAAAATGTGAGGAACTGTCTCCAGACATGGGTGGTAAAGCCAGGAAGATTGCAAAATCTCCTTCCATCCCATCTGCTACACCACCACCAAGAAGGAACTCTGACAGAGAGCTCAGGGGAGAGGACTCGCCTTTCATGTCCTCAAGAAAACAGGAAACTAAATTAAATGTCAGAATGGATTTCCTCGGAGATAGCCTGATAAG ctctgATATTTTAGCTGAGGAGCGACAGTTGTCTCAGGATCTTGTGCAGGCCTCTAAAAAGGATCAGGAGTTCCGCTCCATCTTTGATCATGTTAAGGCTGCTCAGATACAGAGGAGTCCCTCTGAGCTGTTTGCTCAGCACATTGTCACCATCGTTCACCACATTAAAG CTCAGCACTTTCCGTCCTGTGGAATGACTCTAAACGAGCGATTCACCATGTACCAAAGACGAGCTGCTGAGAAGGAAATGATGAAGCCAAGAAAAAGCCCAGAGATACACAG GCGAATTGATGTTTCACCAAGAGCTTTTAAGAAACACTCTCAACTTTTTGAGGCGATGAAAAGCTCAGAGGATGGCACTTACAAG GACGGCGGGGAAAAAATGAAGGGTGACCCAATGGACCTTCGTTTGGATATTGAGCGCCGTAAAAAATACTCCACCCATGACAGAGAATATGATCAAGATCGGGGAAGAGACATGGGAGATTCCCCAGATTGTAGTAGAGAGAGAACTGAGGAAAAGTTCTCCAAATGCCGTGAGAGATCAAA GAAACATAAGAAAAAGCGCTCTCGCTCAACTTCGTCCTCATCTTCTTCGTCCTCTAAGTCCCAAAAAGAAGATTTGCCCCATGGCAAGTCTGATCCCAAAGATAAAGGCTTTAACAAGGCCCGACTGGGTCAGAGAGAGTCACCAGGACCGCCTGAAAGAGGAAGGCCACGTGGAGGATTT CACGATGACAGAGAACGGGAGGTGGAGCACAAGTGGGTGGACAACCGAGGGCGAGGACGGGGAGGCTTCTCGCGTGGAAGGGCGCGATTCATGATCCGCAAAGCCACTGGGTGCCCCAACACCAATAGCCCCAAATGGGCGCATGACAAGTTCCAAATCAACGGGGAGCAAGGTGACGCCCGGGAAGAGGAGACAGAACAGGACCATAAAGACGGAGAAATGGATGGGGAGAATACTTGA
- the thrap3a gene encoding thyroid hormone receptor-associated protein 3 isoform X1 translates to MSRSTKSASRSRSRSRSRSRSRSTSRSRSRSRSRSRKRHYRSRSRSWSRSRSPPHNREKKYPRGYQQNNREFRGWHRGFRRPYNFRGRGRGYFPRGRFQRGGGGGGYNNNNNNNNFRPNWKNYKQYPQKQQQQQNYSRGRSHNVQQRSGSPPCGHAHHSDRSSSPLSRHSQHSSSSSHSSSPKCTPALLLTNQNSKDVKEELSASKEVQKGGGGGGGGGGGGDGEAVELVGVLAGDAKEATSSGKTEGNWQGLTDCSSSPKRASPLASSAVTVNQNSQTTNQSKESPKITNDISNGAPSWKTVSSSSTTKKSSHEGLNPMLSSFDFFSNEEYLDGDKTAISIAFRQFLEEQQNKKAKALENGKNTEANDVDMEQGKVNGKAPVNHSDSVSRKHKEDIDGEVSLNSFLKASPFLSADGEEEEEMVIKPQSKSLHKDWHNGDESFKPKIKVTNSARELFDERFGKWQNVSYSQVANCDLDAMAEDMYLSRKQDKAAAIAAALAKRELAGKCEELSPDMGGKARKIAKSPSIPSATPPPRRNSDRELRGEDSPFMSSRKQETKLNVRMDFLGDSLISSDILAEERQLSQDLVQASKKDQEFRSIFDHVKAAQIQRSPSELFAQHIVTIVHHIKAQHFPSCGMTLNERFTMYQRRAAEKEMMKPRKSPEIHRRIDVSPRAFKKHSQLFEAMKSSEDGTYKDGGEKMKGDPMDLRLDIERRKKYSTHDREYDQDRGRDMGDSPDCSRERTEEKFSKCRERSKKHKKKRSRSTSSSSSSSSKSQKEDLPHGKSDPKDKGFNKARLGQRESPGPPERGRPRGGFQVRIRGRGWNRGNYQGNCSQSNNMANMAVHPKNEDWDPEYTPKSRKYYLHDDREREVEHKWVDNRGRGRGGFSRGRARFMIRKATGCPNTNSPKWAHDKFQINGEQGDAREEETEQDHKDGEMDGENT, encoded by the exons ATGTCCAGATCCACGAAATCAGCCTCAAGGTCTCGGAGCCGCTCGAGGTCCCGGTCAAGATCCCGCTCCACCTCTCGCTCCAGGAGTCGCTCCAGATCCCGGTCCAGGAAGCGTCACTACCG CTCTAGGTCTCGGTCATGGTCAAGATCTCGTTCTCCACCTCATAACCGGGAGAAGAAATATCCAAGGGGATACCAGCAGAACAATCGTGAGTTCCGGGGCTGGCACCGCGGCTTCCGGAGGCCGTACAACTTTAGGGGCCGAGGGCGGGGCTACTTCCCACGTGGACGCTTCCAGCgtggtggtgggggtggtggctataacaacaacaacaacaacaacaacttccGCCCCAACTGGAAGAATTACAAGCAGTACCctcaaaaacagcaacagcagcagaatTATTCACGAGGACGCTCTCACAACGTCCAGCAACGCTCAGGAAGTCCCCCTTGTGGTCACGCTCACCACTCTGACAGATCCTCCTCACCATTATCCAGACACTCGCAGcattcttcctcttcctcacacTCCTCCTCTCCCAAATGCACGCCAGCCTTGTTGCTGACTAACCAAAACTCCAAAGATGTAAAAGAGGAGCTCTCAGCCTCCAAGGAGGTCcaaaagggaggaggaggaggaggaggaggaggaggagggggagatggAGAGGCAGTTGAGCTTGTCGGGGTGTTGGCAGGAGATGCCAAAGAAGCCACAAGCAGTGGGAAAACTGAAGGGAACTGGCAGGGCCTgacagactgcagcagcagtcCAAAGAGAGCGAGTCCTCTGGCAAGCTCTGCTGTTACTGTTAATCAGAACAGCCAAACTACTAACCAGTCTAAAGAGTCCCCTAAAATCACAAATGACATCAGCAATGGCGCCCCCTCCTGGAAGACGGTGTCTAGTTCAtccacaacaaaaaaatcctcaCACGAAGGTCTAAATCCAATGCTGTCCAGCTTTGACTTCTTCTCCAACGAGGAATACCTGGATGGAGATAAAACAGCAATCTCCATCGCCTTCAGACA GTTTTTGGAggagcagcaaaataaaaaagctaAAGCTTTGGAAAATGGCAAGAACACAGAAGCCAATGATGTGGATATGGAACAAGGAAAAGTGAATGGCAAAGCACCAGTGAATCACTCTGACTCGGTGTCAAGAAAGCACAAAGAGGACATTGATGGTGAAGTGTCTCTGAACAGCTTTTTGAAAGCGTCCCCTTTTCTGTCTGCTGacggggaggaagaggaggagatggtAATCAAGCCTCAGTCAAAGTCACTTCACAAAGACTGGCACAATGGAGACGAGTCCTTTAAgccaaagatcaaggtcactaaCTCAGCCCGGGAACTGTTTGATGAACGTTTTGGCAAATGGCAGAATGTGTCTTACTCCCAGGTAGCTAACTGTGACCTTGACGCCATGGCAGAGGACATGTATCTCAGTCGTAAGCAGGATAAAGCAGCGGCCATTGCTGCTGCCCTCGCCAAGAGGGAGTTAGCAGGAAAATGTGAGGAACTGTCTCCAGACATGGGTGGTAAAGCCAGGAAGATTGCAAAATCTCCTTCCATCCCATCTGCTACACCACCACCAAGAAGGAACTCTGACAGAGAGCTCAGGGGAGAGGACTCGCCTTTCATGTCCTCAAGAAAACAGGAAACTAAATTAAATGTCAGAATGGATTTCCTCGGAGATAGCCTGATAAG ctctgATATTTTAGCTGAGGAGCGACAGTTGTCTCAGGATCTTGTGCAGGCCTCTAAAAAGGATCAGGAGTTCCGCTCCATCTTTGATCATGTTAAGGCTGCTCAGATACAGAGGAGTCCCTCTGAGCTGTTTGCTCAGCACATTGTCACCATCGTTCACCACATTAAAG CTCAGCACTTTCCGTCCTGTGGAATGACTCTAAACGAGCGATTCACCATGTACCAAAGACGAGCTGCTGAGAAGGAAATGATGAAGCCAAGAAAAAGCCCAGAGATACACAG GCGAATTGATGTTTCACCAAGAGCTTTTAAGAAACACTCTCAACTTTTTGAGGCGATGAAAAGCTCAGAGGATGGCACTTACAAG GACGGCGGGGAAAAAATGAAGGGTGACCCAATGGACCTTCGTTTGGATATTGAGCGCCGTAAAAAATACTCCACCCATGACAGAGAATATGATCAAGATCGGGGAAGAGACATGGGAGATTCCCCAGATTGTAGTAGAGAGAGAACTGAGGAAAAGTTCTCCAAATGCCGTGAGAGATCAAA GAAACATAAGAAAAAGCGCTCTCGCTCAACTTCGTCCTCATCTTCTTCGTCCTCTAAGTCCCAAAAAGAAGATTTGCCCCATGGCAAGTCTGATCCCAAAGATAAAGGCTTTAACAAGGCCCGACTGGGTCAGAGAGAGTCACCAGGACCGCCTGAAAGAGGAAGGCCACGTGGAGGATTT CAAGTCCGAATTCGGGGAAGGGGCTGGAACAGAGGCAATTATCAGGGAAACTGCTCACAAagtaacaacatggcaaacatggcagtgcacccAAAAAATGAGGACTGGGACCCAGAGTACACACCCAAAAGCAGAAAATACTACTTG CACGATGACAGAGAACGGGAGGTGGAGCACAAGTGGGTGGACAACCGAGGGCGAGGACGGGGAGGCTTCTCGCGTGGAAGGGCGCGATTCATGATCCGCAAAGCCACTGGGTGCCCCAACACCAATAGCCCCAAATGGGCGCATGACAAGTTCCAAATCAACGGGGAGCAAGGTGACGCCCGGGAAGAGGAGACAGAACAGGACCATAAAGACGGAGAAATGGATGGGGAGAATACTTGA